The following are encoded in a window of Roseimaritima ulvae genomic DNA:
- the mgtE gene encoding magnesium transporter has product MPDQPTTTEDLAREAATGREDRPWEELLRLADDGRPQSLPEFLDELSTADQALALSRLDDRQRQQMLAALPAETAAEWIQSLTEAQAADVISLLQADTAAAIVHELPSDEQADVLGDLPTAQAEAILDALPREEADAVRELTSFADDVAGGLMIREFLKFSDQMTVAQVIEQLLANEAEYSDLDVWYGYVCDADERLIGVLPMRNLLFVKRSARVRDIMISNPLSVTETMPLDDLVEFFDSHAFLGVPVVDAEGILKGIVHREAVDHETVRAAESDYLKSQGIVGGEELRTMPVWLRARRRLSWLSINVLLNIGAAAVIAVFQDTLQAVIALAVFLPIISDMSGCSGNQAVAVSMRELSLGLIRPTEMLRVWWQEVSVGLINGAALGVLVALVAVLFKGNGYLGLVVGVALFVNTIIAVSIGGTVPLLLKRLGFDPAVASGPLLTTVTDMCGFFLVLGLATMMLSKLL; this is encoded by the coding sequence ATGCCTGACCAACCGACCACCACCGAGGATCTCGCCAGAGAAGCAGCGACCGGCCGAGAGGATCGACCCTGGGAGGAATTGCTGCGGTTGGCCGACGATGGCCGGCCCCAGTCATTGCCGGAATTCCTGGACGAGCTGTCGACGGCGGACCAGGCGTTGGCGCTGAGCCGCTTGGATGACCGCCAGCGACAACAGATGCTGGCCGCGCTGCCGGCCGAAACGGCGGCCGAGTGGATCCAGAGCCTCACCGAAGCACAAGCCGCCGACGTGATCAGCTTGCTGCAAGCCGATACCGCGGCCGCCATCGTGCACGAACTGCCCAGCGACGAACAAGCCGACGTGCTGGGGGACCTCCCGACCGCTCAGGCAGAGGCAATTCTGGATGCACTGCCACGCGAAGAAGCCGACGCGGTTCGCGAACTAACGTCCTTCGCCGACGACGTGGCCGGCGGATTGATGATCCGCGAATTTCTCAAGTTCAGCGACCAGATGACCGTCGCCCAGGTCATCGAACAATTGCTGGCCAACGAAGCCGAATACAGTGATCTGGATGTGTGGTACGGCTATGTCTGTGATGCGGATGAACGCTTGATCGGTGTGCTGCCGATGCGGAACCTGTTGTTTGTCAAACGCTCGGCCCGGGTCCGCGATATTATGATCAGCAACCCCTTGTCGGTGACCGAAACCATGCCGCTGGATGACCTGGTCGAGTTCTTCGATTCCCATGCCTTCCTGGGCGTGCCGGTCGTCGACGCCGAGGGCATCCTCAAAGGCATCGTGCATCGCGAAGCGGTCGACCACGAAACGGTCCGAGCCGCCGAAAGCGATTATCTGAAAAGCCAAGGGATCGTCGGCGGCGAGGAACTGCGGACGATGCCGGTATGGCTGCGAGCCCGGCGGCGGCTGAGCTGGTTGAGTATCAACGTGTTGTTGAATATCGGGGCCGCCGCGGTGATCGCGGTGTTCCAGGATACCCTGCAAGCGGTGATCGCGCTGGCCGTGTTCCTGCCGATCATCAGTGATATGAGCGGCTGCAGCGGCAACCAAGCGGTGGCCGTCAGTATGCGAGAGTTGTCGCTGGGATTGATCCGGCCCACAGAAATGCTGCGGGTGTGGTGGCAAGAGGTCTCGGTGGGACTGATCAACGGCGCGGCGCTAGGCGTGCTGGTCGCCCTTGTGGCCGTGCTGTTTAAGGGCAACGGCTACCTGGGCCTGGTCGTGGGGGTAGCCCTGTTCGTCAATACGATCATCGCCGTATCAATTGGCGGCACCGTGCCGCTGCTGTTGAAACGACTCGGTTTCGACCCCGCCGTGGCCAGCGGCCCCCTGTTAACCACCGTGACCGACATGTGCGGCTTCTTCCTGGTGTTGGGCCTGGCCACCATGATGCTGTCCAAACTGCTATAG
- a CDS encoding IS1380 family transposase — protein MAQRKRKRPVLKRLRRQAVDFDFDGGTLTTDGGLLLLREVDRRLDLIRRLDQAIPDPRDPLHTVHPQAELLTSRIFAIAAGYEDGNDHDALRHDPAFQVAAGRVPAEHNYDGDHSPLASPSTHSRLENRIDTKTILRLNELLVDLFLESYEQPPEEIILDYDATDDTIHGNQEQRHFNGFYDGYCFLPLYVFCDDHLLVSHLRPSKVGAAHHARPITKLLIQKIRSRWPDVKIIIRGDSGFAIERLMRWCDKNDVGYVFGLQHNNVLDKQIACEMTQAQIRHGLYGGTQSVFKWFRYRTQKSWDCSRWVVGKAEYSSQGTNPRFVVTNLPSEEGIVDPTYRRVTIDGKRVRQLQDAGTLCSVAINPEEFYRTRYCPRGEMENRIKETQLGLFADRTSCSRFVANQFRLMLSSFAYVLLDGVRRLGLSDTKAARLRVDTIRLRLLKIAARVRVTSRRVVFHMASHCPSEALYEHVMQRLCRSD, from the coding sequence ATGGCACAGCGTAAACGAAAACGCCCCGTTTTGAAACGGCTCCGACGACAAGCGGTCGATTTTGATTTCGACGGCGGAACGCTGACCACCGATGGTGGCTTGCTGCTTCTGCGAGAGGTCGACCGAAGACTCGATTTGATTCGACGGCTCGATCAAGCCATCCCCGATCCTCGCGATCCGCTTCACACGGTCCACCCTCAAGCCGAACTGCTCACCTCCCGCATCTTTGCCATCGCCGCAGGTTACGAAGATGGCAACGACCACGACGCGCTGCGACACGACCCGGCGTTTCAAGTCGCTGCCGGGCGGGTTCCCGCGGAACACAATTACGACGGCGATCACTCCCCGCTGGCCAGCCCCTCAACGCACTCCCGATTAGAGAACAGGATCGACACCAAGACAATCTTGCGGTTGAACGAGCTCCTTGTGGACCTGTTTCTGGAAAGCTATGAGCAACCGCCCGAAGAAATCATCTTGGACTACGATGCCACCGACGACACGATCCACGGAAATCAAGAGCAACGGCATTTCAACGGCTTTTATGATGGCTACTGCTTTCTTCCCCTGTATGTTTTCTGTGACGACCACCTGTTGGTTTCGCACCTTCGCCCCAGCAAAGTCGGGGCCGCCCATCATGCTCGGCCGATTACCAAATTGCTGATCCAGAAGATCCGCTCCCGCTGGCCCGATGTGAAAATCATCATTCGCGGCGACAGCGGATTTGCCATCGAACGCTTGATGCGTTGGTGTGATAAAAACGATGTCGGATACGTCTTTGGCTTGCAGCACAACAACGTTTTAGACAAGCAAATCGCTTGCGAAATGACGCAAGCCCAGATTCGCCACGGACTCTATGGGGGCACGCAGTCCGTCTTCAAGTGGTTTCGCTACCGCACACAAAAATCTTGGGATTGCAGTCGCTGGGTCGTGGGTAAGGCGGAATATAGCAGCCAGGGCACCAACCCGCGTTTCGTGGTCACGAATCTCCCCAGTGAGGAAGGCATCGTTGATCCGACTTATCGTCGCGTTACTATCGACGGCAAGCGGGTGCGGCAGTTGCAGGATGCGGGAACGCTTTGCTCGGTGGCTATTAATCCGGAAGAGTTCTACCGCACACGCTACTGCCCGCGCGGCGAGATGGAGAACCGGATCAAGGAGACACAATTGGGGCTGTTTGCCGACCGCACCAGTTGTAGCAGGTTCGTGGCCAACCAGTTCCGCTTGATGCTTTCGTCCTTTGCATACGTGTTGCTCGATGGCGTGCGTCGCCTGGGACTTTCTGACACGAAGGCAGCACGCCTGCGCGTCGATACCATCCGTCTGCGGCTTCTCAAGATCGCCGCTCGCGTTCGGGTGACCAGCCGCCGTGTGGTCTTTCACATGGCGAGCCATTGTCCCTCCGAAGCTCTGTACGAGCACGTCATGCAGCGTCTGTGCCGCAGCGATTAA
- a CDS encoding carbon storage regulator, which translates to MLILSRKLGETIQVGSNVVIKVTAVKGGRVQIGIDAPQEVAIRRGDLAPLERPRAEK; encoded by the coding sequence ATGCTGATTCTCAGCCGCAAGTTAGGAGAAACCATTCAGGTCGGTTCGAACGTGGTGATCAAGGTCACCGCGGTAAAAGGCGGACGGGTGCAAATCGGCATCGATGCCCCGCAAGAAGTCGCGATCCGTCGCGGCGACCTGGCACCGCTGGAGCGTCCGCGTGCCGAAAAGTAG
- a CDS encoding two-component system sensor histidine kinase NtrB: protein MFDIHEGRGIRRFAAGLAVLSLLALTVTAWILANVRREQEIVARLIEHLPPSDLEVANELSGDLNLQSSLSFLLILNIVATAIAFALVVRGYLSSERSLRDVKVLATDILASMDAGVITTDNDGLMTSVNPCGRELLGLEDDGVGRSLEQLGEEHELLVSMYREIRRNHHPIRDRDYCITRHGYRKTLRAGCTQLHSRLHEQMGMVFHVRDVSERALIEERLRRMERFMGLGSLAAGLQHEIKNPLSALSLHIQLLCERLDTESGDEEVAELLDVLNTEVHRMNDVLDGFRNYASVTELGRAPVDVTMLIEKLVRLLRPQAEQQQVRIKVDLPAEMLKLVHGDSVRLEQVFLNLALNGMAAMPDGGELRFRLRGQDDAVRIDVIDTGKGIPPEIQADVFDPYFTTRNDGTGMGLALCDKIIRQHDGSIDFHSDSGGTEFTVIVPTAA, encoded by the coding sequence ATGTTTGATATTCATGAAGGCAGAGGCATTCGACGATTCGCCGCAGGGTTGGCGGTCTTAAGCCTGCTGGCGTTGACGGTGACCGCGTGGATTTTGGCGAACGTCCGTCGCGAACAAGAAATTGTCGCCAGGTTGATCGAACACTTGCCGCCCAGCGATCTGGAGGTGGCCAACGAGTTGTCAGGCGACCTGAATCTGCAAAGCAGTTTGTCGTTTCTGTTGATCCTGAATATCGTGGCCACCGCGATCGCGTTCGCGCTGGTAGTGCGTGGCTATCTGAGTAGCGAGCGGTCGTTGCGGGACGTCAAGGTGCTGGCCACCGACATCCTGGCCAGCATGGACGCCGGCGTGATCACCACCGACAACGACGGCCTGATGACCAGCGTCAATCCCTGCGGTCGCGAGCTGTTGGGGCTGGAGGACGATGGCGTGGGGCGGAGTCTCGAGCAGCTGGGCGAGGAGCATGAGCTGCTGGTGTCGATGTACCGTGAAATTCGCCGCAATCATCACCCCATCCGGGACCGTGACTACTGCATCACCCGGCACGGTTACCGAAAAACGCTCCGCGCCGGTTGCACGCAGCTGCACAGCCGGCTACACGAGCAGATGGGGATGGTGTTCCATGTTCGCGATGTTTCGGAACGGGCGTTGATCGAAGAACGGCTGCGTCGGATGGAACGCTTTATGGGGTTGGGCTCGCTGGCCGCGGGCTTGCAGCACGAAATCAAGAATCCGTTGAGCGCTCTGTCCTTGCATATCCAATTGCTGTGCGAACGACTGGATACCGAATCGGGGGATGAGGAGGTCGCCGAATTGTTGGACGTGTTGAACACCGAGGTGCATCGCATGAACGACGTGCTGGACGGCTTTCGCAACTATGCATCTGTCACCGAGCTGGGGCGGGCGCCGGTCGATGTCACGATGCTGATCGAAAAATTGGTGCGGCTGCTGCGGCCTCAAGCGGAACAGCAACAGGTGAGAATCAAAGTCGATTTGCCCGCGGAAATGTTAAAACTGGTCCACGGCGATTCGGTGCGGTTGGAACAGGTGTTTTTGAATTTGGCCTTAAACGGCATGGCCGCCATGCCCGACGGAGGCGAATTGCGGTTTCGCTTGCGAGGCCAAGACGATGCGGTGCGGATCGACGTGATCGACACGGGCAAGGGGATTCCGCCGGAAATCCAAGCCGATGTGTTTGACCCCTACTTTACAACTCGCAACGATGGCACGGGCATGGGATTGGCCCTGTGCGACAAAATCATCCGTCAGCACGACGGCAGCATCGACTTTCACAGCGATTCTGGAGGCACCGAATTTACCGTGATCGTGCCCACCGCAGCGTAA
- a CDS encoding OprO/OprP family phosphate-selective porin, translated as MDCHPSASHWLRPPVRLCAVVALLALGCLTPTAHAQSPELFADVQDQLTQMQQQIDALQAEAALQAAAASSPRPPEIIYCPSTPKPKFPTVRLTGFLQADAVWTDQDAANRAAIVDGNPIGDIQDGMDFRRARLAAKGKAWDNVGYMLEMDFAFPGRPSFMDVWLEIEQVLGDNRLRIGLSRQPFGMDGLTSARELTFLERGLPFAFIPLRQIGAVLHGHSEDEVATWSLGGFRFPTGPYGGNVGDNGGYGMATRLTGLLVNREDHGGLLHIGGAYCFIDPANDQLRYSNQPESFVSQAGGNVPSGVPSVLPVFVDTGVIAAEHVNLFAAELAMSYGSFYAQSEAIYAAVKQTAGPSLTLPSAYVQGGYFLTGESRVYNGDSGVFGRVKPHRNVGKDGGIGAWEIAARWSYLDLNDANIRGGRLNDLTAGLNWYLNPYTKFQWNYIYAMLDNPTNGDSEAGFVAMRGQVDF; from the coding sequence ATGGATTGCCACCCCTCCGCAAGCCATTGGCTGCGGCCCCCGGTTCGCCTTTGTGCGGTCGTCGCGCTGCTGGCCCTCGGTTGCCTAACGCCGACGGCCCACGCCCAATCGCCGGAACTGTTTGCCGACGTGCAAGATCAGCTGACTCAGATGCAGCAGCAGATCGACGCCTTGCAAGCCGAAGCGGCGTTGCAAGCCGCAGCCGCCTCGTCGCCGCGACCGCCCGAAATCATCTATTGCCCGTCAACGCCCAAACCCAAATTTCCCACCGTTCGGCTGACGGGATTCTTGCAAGCCGACGCCGTCTGGACGGACCAGGACGCCGCCAACCGGGCGGCAATTGTCGACGGCAATCCGATCGGCGACATCCAAGACGGGATGGACTTTCGCCGCGCCCGGTTGGCCGCCAAGGGGAAGGCCTGGGACAATGTCGGTTACATGTTGGAAATGGACTTTGCCTTTCCCGGCCGCCCCAGTTTTATGGACGTCTGGCTGGAAATCGAGCAGGTGTTGGGCGACAACCGCCTGCGGATTGGACTCAGCCGCCAACCGTTTGGCATGGACGGCCTGACCAGCGCCCGCGAGCTGACGTTTCTCGAACGTGGCTTGCCCTTCGCCTTCATTCCGCTTCGCCAGATCGGTGCCGTGCTGCACGGACACAGCGAAGATGAAGTGGCGACTTGGTCACTCGGCGGTTTTCGCTTCCCCACCGGCCCCTACGGTGGCAATGTCGGCGACAACGGCGGTTACGGCATGGCCACTCGACTGACCGGGCTGTTGGTCAATCGCGAAGATCACGGCGGGCTGCTGCACATCGGCGGCGCGTATTGCTTTATCGATCCGGCCAACGACCAACTGCGGTACAGCAACCAGCCGGAAAGTTTTGTTAGCCAAGCCGGCGGAAACGTTCCCTCCGGCGTGCCTTCGGTCCTGCCCGTGTTTGTCGACACCGGTGTGATCGCCGCCGAACATGTCAATCTGTTTGCCGCCGAACTGGCCATGTCCTACGGCTCCTTCTACGCCCAGTCAGAAGCCATCTATGCGGCCGTCAAGCAGACCGCCGGTCCCTCGCTGACCCTACCCAGTGCGTACGTCCAGGGCGGCTACTTTCTGACCGGCGAATCCCGCGTTTACAACGGCGACAGCGGAGTCTTCGGACGCGTCAAGCCACACCGCAATGTCGGCAAAGATGGCGGCATCGGGGCTTGGGAGATCGCCGCTCGCTGGTCCTACCTGGACCTCAACGACGCCAACATCCGCGGCGGTCGCTTAAACGACCTGACGGCCGGGCTGAACTGGTACCTCAATCCCTACACCAAGTTCCAGTGGAACTATATCTACGCCATGCTGGACAATCCCACCAACGGCGACAGCGAAGCCGGGTTCGTAGCCATGCGAGGGCAAGTGGATTTTTAA
- a CDS encoding chloride channel protein, giving the protein MKLISQVIDALDIRSSGRWFLYSTLVGVAAGVGASAFYVLGQIVIRYTLGEFAGYTPATAEGEQALFADADTPFRPWMIVVVMTLGGLVSGTLVYWLAPEADGAGGNTAIDAFHNRRGDIRGRVPIVKLIASAVTLGTGGSGGQEGPIALIGAGIGSWLGARMKLSHRDRRVLLAAGMGAGVGAIFRAPLAGALFAGEILYSDADLEADVIVPAATASIVAYSVFTQVLPAESRFLTLFGEDLHHTFTTPLELIPYMGLAAAVIGGGILYVSTFEAMGRWFRKLPIIAHLRPAIGAALAGLVGMAMLYGFNGDQRALAVLGIGYGTLQETLTAASGVGATMLFAIALVKILTTSLTIGSGGSGGVFGPSMVIGGCLGAAVGLVFQQWMPGLGIEPEAFAVVGMAGFFAGVARAPISTIIMVRALTGDFGLLVPTMLVTTLTFITCARWKLYRRQVPTRMDSKAHRGDFLVDVLEGLLVRDVFHRDRKVMMINESMTLDEIVHLLADNHQHYFPVVNREGAMVGIFSDDDVRSYLYNDSIWRLAVASDVMVSEFVSVSPDDDLNTALKRFTSMNLDELPVLDPDQPGKLLGMLRRKETIAAYNQRLMEHKQAAADA; this is encoded by the coding sequence GTGAAGTTAATCAGTCAAGTAATCGATGCCCTCGACATCCGTTCGTCGGGTCGCTGGTTTTTGTATTCCACATTGGTGGGCGTGGCTGCGGGCGTAGGGGCTAGCGCGTTTTATGTGCTGGGGCAGATCGTGATTCGCTATACCTTGGGCGAATTTGCAGGCTATACGCCGGCCACGGCGGAGGGGGAGCAGGCTTTGTTTGCCGACGCGGACACTCCCTTTCGTCCGTGGATGATCGTGGTGGTGATGACGTTGGGCGGTTTGGTGTCGGGGACGTTGGTGTATTGGCTGGCACCGGAAGCGGACGGGGCGGGCGGTAACACGGCGATCGATGCCTTCCACAATCGCCGGGGCGACATCCGGGGGCGGGTGCCGATTGTCAAATTAATCGCTTCCGCGGTGACGCTGGGCACGGGCGGTTCGGGCGGACAGGAGGGACCGATCGCGCTCATCGGCGCCGGCATCGGGTCCTGGCTGGGCGCACGCATGAAGTTATCGCATCGTGATCGCCGGGTGTTGCTGGCCGCAGGGATGGGCGCCGGGGTAGGAGCGATCTTCCGCGCTCCGCTGGCCGGAGCTTTGTTTGCCGGCGAAATCCTCTACAGCGATGCCGACCTGGAAGCCGACGTGATCGTGCCGGCGGCCACCGCGTCGATTGTGGCTTACAGCGTGTTTACTCAAGTCCTGCCGGCCGAGTCCCGGTTTCTGACGCTGTTCGGCGAGGATCTGCACCACACGTTTACAACGCCCCTGGAGTTGATTCCCTACATGGGCTTGGCAGCTGCGGTGATCGGCGGAGGCATCTTGTACGTCAGCACCTTCGAAGCAATGGGGCGTTGGTTCCGCAAGTTGCCGATCATCGCTCACCTGCGACCGGCTATCGGCGCCGCTTTGGCGGGCCTGGTGGGAATGGCGATGCTGTACGGGTTCAACGGCGATCAGCGAGCTTTGGCGGTGCTGGGGATCGGCTACGGAACTTTGCAAGAGACGCTGACGGCCGCGTCGGGGGTCGGAGCCACGATGTTGTTCGCGATTGCGCTAGTGAAGATCCTGACCACTTCGTTAACGATCGGTTCGGGCGGTTCGGGCGGCGTGTTTGGACCTTCAATGGTGATCGGCGGCTGTTTGGGGGCGGCGGTGGGATTGGTATTTCAGCAGTGGATGCCGGGACTGGGGATTGAACCGGAAGCCTTTGCGGTAGTCGGCATGGCGGGCTTTTTTGCCGGCGTCGCGCGAGCGCCGATTTCGACCATCATCATGGTCCGTGCATTGACGGGCGATTTCGGGTTGTTGGTGCCCACCATGTTGGTAACCACGCTGACCTTCATCACCTGCGCGCGTTGGAAGCTGTATCGTCGGCAAGTTCCCACGCGGATGGATTCCAAAGCCCACCGCGGAGACTTTCTGGTCGATGTGTTGGAAGGCCTGTTGGTCCGCGATGTATTCCATCGCGACCGCAAGGTCATGATGATCAACGAGTCGATGACGTTAGACGAAATCGTGCACCTGCTGGCCGACAACCACCAGCACTACTTTCCGGTGGTCAATAGAGAGGGAGCGATGGTGGGGATTTTTAGCGACGACGACGTGCGTTCGTATTTGTACAACGATTCGATCTGGCGGTTGGCGGTGGCCAGCGATGTGATGGTCAGCGAATTCGTCAGCGTGTCCCCGGACGACGATCTGAACACCGCGCTGAAACGTTTTACGTCCATGAATTTGGACGAACTGCCGGTGCTCGATCCGGATCAGCCCGGGAAGCTGTTAGGCATGCTGCGGCGAAAGGAAACCATCGCCGCCTACAACCAACGTTTGATGGAACACAAACAAGCCGCGGCGGACGCGTAG
- a CDS encoding ISL3 family transposase, with product MSELSWIFYDGSMNELHAHYRLLLGLDDQWQVQNVDLQMEANSVVIQLRHSGGKLCCPECQDECSRADTAPTRQWRHLDTMQFETIIEAAIPRSKCDRCGVKTIAVPWAGKHSRFTLMFEAFAIKVLHAASSVSAATKLLKLSWKTAHELMQRGVERGLQRRDTDPIETLGIDEKSFGKGQDYVSLMVDLEGSRVLEVVKDRSETSCDKLFDSLTDEQKSGIRAVAVDFWQAFRNSIVKQVPQAKIVHDHFHISQYLGEAVDLVRRRENKLLRSEGINDLTGTRQLWLYNEETLDDATQKQIEDIRQVAIKTARAWGIKEMFRDFWTYRSGAWAKKFFDRWYAWAIRSKLDPIKKVARMLKKHLAGLLAYFEYSITNAKSEAFNGRVQAIKSAARGFRNFENYRTRILFYCGALKMEPDFSH from the coding sequence ATGTCCGAGCTGTCTTGGATTTTCTATGATGGCAGCATGAATGAACTACATGCCCACTATCGTTTGCTGCTGGGACTTGATGACCAGTGGCAGGTCCAGAACGTTGACCTTCAGATGGAGGCCAATAGTGTCGTCATCCAATTGCGGCACTCTGGCGGCAAGCTCTGCTGCCCCGAGTGCCAGGACGAATGCTCTCGTGCGGATACCGCGCCAACGCGTCAGTGGAGGCACTTGGACACGATGCAGTTCGAGACCATTATCGAAGCGGCAATTCCTCGTTCAAAATGCGATCGGTGCGGTGTGAAAACGATTGCCGTCCCCTGGGCAGGGAAGCACTCTCGATTCACGCTGATGTTTGAAGCTTTTGCGATCAAAGTCCTTCATGCGGCTAGCAGCGTTTCGGCGGCGACCAAGTTACTGAAGCTCTCTTGGAAGACCGCTCACGAGCTCATGCAACGCGGGGTTGAGCGAGGACTACAGCGTCGTGATACCGATCCGATTGAAACCCTGGGCATTGATGAAAAGAGCTTTGGCAAAGGTCAGGACTACGTGTCGCTGATGGTTGACCTGGAAGGATCGCGAGTGCTGGAAGTCGTCAAAGACCGCAGCGAGACATCTTGTGACAAACTCTTTGACAGTCTCACCGATGAGCAAAAATCGGGCATTCGGGCAGTCGCTGTGGACTTCTGGCAAGCTTTTCGAAACAGCATTGTCAAACAAGTTCCCCAGGCGAAGATCGTTCACGACCATTTCCACATCAGCCAATACCTCGGCGAAGCGGTCGATCTGGTTCGACGCCGAGAGAACAAACTGCTCCGAAGCGAAGGCATTAATGACCTGACGGGTACGCGTCAACTTTGGCTCTACAACGAGGAGACTCTTGATGATGCCACGCAAAAGCAAATCGAAGACATTCGGCAAGTCGCGATCAAGACGGCACGTGCGTGGGGAATCAAGGAGATGTTTCGTGACTTCTGGACATACCGCAGCGGCGCTTGGGCGAAGAAGTTCTTTGACCGTTGGTACGCATGGGCCATTCGTAGCAAACTCGATCCGATCAAGAAGGTTGCGAGAATGCTCAAGAAACACCTCGCCGGCTTGCTGGCCTATTTCGAGTACTCCATCACCAATGCCAAAAGTGAGGCCTTCAACGGTCGAGTGCAGGCCATCAAGTCGGCGGCCCGCGGCTTTCGCAACTTCGAGAACTACCGCACCCGCATCTTGTTTTATTGTGGGGCCCTAAAGATGGAACCCGATTTCAGCCACTAA
- a CDS encoding bifunctional GNAT family N-acetyltransferase/carbon-nitrogen hydrolase family protein — protein sequence MQPKIDVSEFESKVLVRPMRLDDYEALVKLQQKCFQDMEPWGRDQLKSQLEQFPEGQAVIEIDGQVAASSSSLLLNYDDNLEWHDWKKTADSGYIRNHRPDGDTMYGIEMMVDPDYRGMRLSRRLYDYRKELCRQRGVVRMIIGGRIPGYRKHAEQMKASEYVERVVNKSLYDPVLTAQIANGFALQGLIPNYLPSDAESCGYATFLEWKNLEVNPAIGRRFRRNVQPVRIGAVQYQMRTLANFDEFAQQTRYFVDVAGDYKCDFLLFPELFTTQLLSFMPGQRPGMAARAMAEFTPQYLELFADMAVSFDCNIIGGSQFVVEEDRLYNVSFLFRRDGSIEKQYKLHITPSERRWWGVLGGSSSEVFDTDCGPISIQVCYDIQFPELSRIAAAKGANMVFCPFNTDTRHGYGRVRACARARCIENHMYVAIAGCTGNLPFVENADIHYAQSAIFTPVDVVFPRDGIGAEANPNIETVLIHDVDLELLRRHRQTGSVQNWQDRRKDLYGVAYGGEHDQRRV from the coding sequence ATGCAACCGAAGATTGACGTCAGCGAATTTGAATCCAAAGTCCTGGTCCGCCCGATGCGGTTGGACGACTACGAGGCTCTGGTCAAGCTGCAACAGAAGTGTTTTCAGGACATGGAGCCCTGGGGACGCGATCAACTAAAGAGCCAGTTGGAGCAGTTTCCCGAGGGCCAGGCGGTGATCGAAATCGACGGTCAGGTGGCCGCTTCGTCCAGCAGCTTGCTGCTCAACTACGACGACAATCTGGAGTGGCACGATTGGAAGAAGACCGCCGATTCGGGCTACATCCGCAACCATCGCCCCGACGGGGACACGATGTACGGGATCGAGATGATGGTCGATCCGGACTACCGCGGGATGCGGTTGTCGCGGCGGTTGTACGATTATCGCAAGGAGTTGTGCCGGCAGCGAGGCGTGGTGCGGATGATCATTGGCGGGCGGATTCCAGGTTATCGTAAGCATGCCGAGCAGATGAAAGCCAGCGAGTACGTCGAACGGGTGGTCAACAAGTCGCTGTACGATCCCGTTCTGACCGCTCAGATTGCCAACGGGTTTGCCCTACAGGGGCTGATCCCCAACTACCTGCCCTCGGATGCGGAAAGTTGCGGGTACGCCACGTTTTTGGAATGGAAGAACCTGGAGGTCAATCCGGCAATCGGCCGTCGTTTTCGCCGCAACGTCCAACCGGTGCGGATCGGTGCGGTGCAGTACCAGATGCGAACGCTGGCCAACTTTGACGAATTCGCGCAACAAACACGCTACTTTGTCGACGTGGCCGGCGACTATAAATGTGACTTCCTGTTGTTCCCCGAACTGTTCACCACCCAGCTATTGTCCTTCATGCCCGGACAGCGACCCGGGATGGCGGCCCGAGCGATGGCTGAGTTCACGCCGCAGTACTTGGAATTGTTTGCCGACATGGCGGTCTCGTTCGACTGCAATATCATCGGCGGCTCGCAGTTCGTTGTCGAAGAGGATCGACTGTACAACGTTTCCTTCTTGTTTCGTCGCGATGGCAGTATCGAGAAACAGTACAAGCTGCACATCACGCCCAGCGAGCGGCGTTGGTGGGGCGTGTTGGGCGGCAGTTCCAGCGAGGTTTTCGATACCGACTGCGGACCGATCTCGATCCAGGTTTGCTACGACATCCAGTTTCCCGAGCTGAGTCGGATCGCGGCCGCCAAGGGGGCCAATATGGTGTTTTGCCCGTTTAATACCGATACCCGTCACGGCTACGGGCGGGTGCGAGCCTGCGCCCGGGCGCGTTGCATCGAGAACCACATGTACGTGGCGATCGCCGGCTGTACGGGCAATTTGCCCTTTGTCGAAAACGCCGACATTCACTACGCCCAATCGGCCATTTTCACTCCCGTCGACGTGGTGTTTCCCCGCGACGGGATCGGTGCGGAAGCCAACCCCAACATCGAAACGGTGCTCATCCACGACGTCGATCTGGAACTGCTGCGGCGGCACCGCCAGACCGGGTCGGTGCAAAACTGGCAGGACCGCCGCAAAGATTTGTACGGCGTCGCCTACGGCGGTGAACACGACCAGCGCCGCGTATAG